The Procambarus clarkii isolate CNS0578487 chromosome 64, FALCON_Pclarkii_2.0, whole genome shotgun sequence genome includes a window with the following:
- the LOC138354769 gene encoding uncharacterized protein encodes MPSKYVLPSQYVLPSRYVLLSEDVLPSQFVLPSQYVLQSQYVLPSQDVLTSHYVLPSQDVLPSQDVLPSQYVLPSQYVLPSQYELPSQYVLPSQYVLPSQYVLPSQYELPSQYVLPSQYVLPSQDVLTSHYVLPSQDVLPSQDVLPSQYVLLSQDVLTSQDVLTSHYVLPSQDVLPSQDVLPSQDVLPSQYVLPSQDVLPSQDVLPSQYVLPSQYVLPSQYVLPSQYVLPSQYVLPSQYVLPSRYELKSQYVLPSQDVLSSRYELKSQYVLPSQDVLSSQYVLPSQYVLPSQYVLPSQYVLPSQYVLPSHYVLPSQYVLPSQYVLPSRYELKSQYVLPSQDVLSSQYVLPSQDVLSSQYVLPSRYVLSSQYVLPSQDVLPSQDVLSSQYVLPSRYVLSSQYVLPSQDVLTSQYVLPSQYVLPSQDVLPSLYVLPSQHVLACQYHCHPSTCCHPSTCGHPSTTAIPGRAATPVCAAIPVRAEISVRAVIPVRAAIPGRADIPVRAAIPVRAAIPVRAAIPGRADIPLRAAIPGRADIPVRAAIPVRTAIPGRAAIPVRAAIPVRAGMPVPLPSQYVLPSQYVLPSQYVLPSQDVLTSHYVLPSQYVRPSQYHCHPSTCCHPSTCCHPSTCCHPSTCCHLTATIPKFIL; translated from the coding sequence ATGCCATCCAAGTACGTGTTGCCATCCCAGTACGTGCTGCCATCCCGGTACGTGCTTCTATCCGAGGACGTGCTGCCATCCCAGTTCGTGCTGCCATCCCAGTACGTGTTGCAATCCCAGTACGTGCTGCCATCCCAGGACGTGCTGACATCCCATTACGTGCTTCCATCCCAGGACGTGCTGCCATCCCAGGACGTGCTGCCATCCCAGTACGTGCTGCCATCCCAGTACGTGCTGCCATCCCAGTACGAGCTGCCATCCCAGTACGTGCTGCCATCCCAGTACGTGCTGCCATCCCAGTACGTGCTGCCATCCCAGTACGAGCTGCCATCCCAGTACGTGCTGCCATCCCAGTACGTGCTGCCATCCCAGGACGTGCTGACATCCCATTACGTGCTGCCATCCCAGGATGTGCTGCCATCCCAGGACGTGCTGCCATCCCAGTACGTGCTGCTATCCCAGGACGTGCTGACATCCCAGGACGTGCTGACATCCCATTACGTGCTGCCATCCCAGGACGTGCTGCCATCCCAGGACGTGCTGCCATCCCAGGACGTGCTGCCATCCCAGTACGTGCTGCCATCCCAGGACGTGCTGCCATCCCAGGACGTGCTGCCTTCCCAGTATGTGCTGCCATCCCAGTATGTGCTGCCATCCCAGTACGTGCTGCCATCCCAGTACGTGCTGCCATCCCAGTACGTGCTGCCATCCCAGTACGTGCTGCCATCCCGGTACGAGCTGAAATCTCAGTACGTGCTGCCATCCCAGGACGTGCTGTCATCCCGGTACGAGCTGAAATCTCAGTACGTGCTGCCATCCCAGGACGTGCTGTCATCCCAGTACGTGCTGCCATCCCAGTACGTGCTGCCATCCCAGTACGTGCTGCCATCCCAGTATGTGCTGCCATCCCAGTATGTGCTgccatcccattatgtgctgccaTCCCAGTACGTGCTGCCATCCCAGTACGTGCTGCCATCCCGGTACGAGCTGAAATCTCAGTACGTGCTGCCATCCCAGGACGTGCTGTCGTCCCAGTACGTGCTGCCATCCCAGGACGTGCTGTCATCCCAGTACGTGCTGCCATCCCGGTACGTGCTGTCATCCCAGTACGTGCTGCCATCCCAGGACGTGCTGCCATCCCAGGACGTGCTGTCATCCCAGTACGTGCTGCCATCCCGGTACGTGCTGTCATCCCAGTACGTGCTGCCATCCCAGGACGTGCTGACATCCCAGTACGTGCTGCCATCCCAGTACGTACTGCCATCCCAGGACGTGCTGCCATCCCTGTACGTGCTGCCATCCCAGCACGTGCTGGCATGCCAGTACCACTGCCATCCCAGTACGTGCTGCCATCCAAGTACATGCGGCCATCCCAGTACCACTGCCATCCCAGGACGTGCTGCCACCCCAGTATGTGCTGCCATCCCGGTACGAGCTGAAATCTCAGTACGTGCTGTCATCCCAGTACGTGCTGCCATCCCAGGACGTGCTGACATCCCAGTACGTGCTGCCATCCCAGTACGTGCTGCCATCCCAGTACGTGCTGCCATCCCAGGACGTGCTGACATCCCATTACGTGCTGCCATCCCAGGACGTGCTGACATCCCAGTACGTGCTGCCATCCCAGTACGTACTGCCATCCCAGGACGTGCTGCCATCCCTGTACGTGCTGCCATCCCAGTACGTGCTGGCATGCCAGTACCACTGCCATCCCAGTACGTGCTGCCATCCCAGTACGTGCTGCCATCCCAGTACGTGCTGCCATCCCAGGACGTGCTGACATCCCATTACGTGCTGCCATCCCAGTACGTGCGGCCATCCCAGTACCACTGCCATCCCAGCACGTGCTGCCATCCCAGCACGTGCTGCCATCCCAGCACGTGCTGCCATCCCAGCACGTGCTGCCATCTAACGGCGACAATTCCAAAATTTATCCTCTAA